The following coding sequences lie in one Arachis ipaensis cultivar K30076 chromosome B03, Araip1.1, whole genome shotgun sequence genomic window:
- the LOC107634002 gene encoding uncharacterized protein LOC107634002 has translation MHYYKFPIMHSSIFTNYPLISSIVAFFIAQSIKFFTTWYKERRWDVKQFVGSGGMPSSHSATVTALTASVGFQEGFGGPLFATALVLALIVMYDATGVRLQAGRQAEVSFMSISSFLFIGHTPPQVMAGGLLGILTAVIGHLITVASS, from the exons ATGCATTATTACAAATTCCCAATCATGCATTCATCAATCTTTACCAATTATCCTCTCATTTCCTCCATCGTTGCTTTCTtcattgctcaatccatcaagtTTTTCACCACTTG GTACAAGGAAAGAAGATGGGATGTGAAGCAATTTGTTGGGTCTGGTGGAATGCCATCTTCTCATTCAGCAACTGTCACTGCTCTCACTGCTTCCGTTGGCTTCCAAGAAGGATTTGGAGGACCTCTTTTTGCCACCGCCTTGGTTTTAGCTCTTATT GTGATGTATGATGCCACCGGTGTAAGATTGCAGGCAGGACGCCAAGCAGAGGTTTCATTCAtgtctatttcttctttcttatttattGGACACACACCCCCTCAG GTCATGGCCGGTGGGTTACTTGGAATATTAACTGCAGTAATTGGTCACCTAATAACCGTGGCTAGTAGTTAA